The Triticum dicoccoides isolate Atlit2015 ecotype Zavitan chromosome 6A, WEW_v2.0, whole genome shotgun sequence genome has a window encoding:
- the LOC119319615 gene encoding DNA-directed RNA polymerase II subunit 4-like, with product MSGMEEEENAAELKIGEEFLKAKCLMNCEVAIILEHKWEQLQHMSDGGADQVSQVFEKSQAYVKRFSRYKNPDAVRQVRETLSRYSLVEFELCTLGNLCPDTADEAKALVPSLVPGGRFDSDDRVDKMLNDLSLIKKFE from the exons ATGTCcggcatggaggaggaggagaacgccGCCGAGCTCAAGATCGGCGAAG AGTTTCTGAAGGCCAAGTGCCTGATGAACTGCGAGGTGGCGATAATCCTGGAGCACAAGTGGGAGCAGCTGCAGCACATGTCGGACGGCGGCGCCGACCAGGTCTCGCAGGTCTTCGAGAAGTCGCAGGCCTACGTCAAGCGCTTCAGCCGCTACAAGAACCCCGACGCCGTCCGCCAGGTCCGCGAGACGCTCTCCCGCTACAGCCTCGTCGAGTTCGAGCTCTGCACCCTCGGCAACCTCTGCCCCGACACCGCCGACGAGGCCAAGGCGCTCGTCCCCTCCCTCGTCCCCGGCGGCAGGTTCGACAGCGACGACCGGGTCGACAAGATGCTCAACGACCTCTCACTCATCAAGAAGTTCGAGTAG
- the LOC119319614 gene encoding uncharacterized protein LOC119319614, giving the protein MDYERIEKPSFPTQGGGFSPKRLRAMLLGVERRRKDAGAGDDGGEQEQDEEEYGAVPMASVRSDDDARRGGSMCEEYKDVDVVSTMSGSSSSLDTGSGHRSRDSHSMGSRFRVPEEDSCDSESVASNFEFHKERGASARSAPTAVVAPFSKPPPSKWDDAQKWIASPTTNRPGRAGGAFPRKMEKTGFGGGRLPVTKVVLEAMEEIDTKRIDPSQEKREIGWQKAANWATPEPYPEVEPCAKSAPGAESTIIDSAVTLSCDSSTTLQSATACIPPPPTVRSVSMRDMGTEMTPIASQEPSRTGTPVRATSPDCSRPTTPRRTLGINAVGAAINRGECSNADLSEEELQMKTRREIMLLGTQLGKTSIAAWASKKEEEKDASLSLKTVSSDQSAQNATEVRAAAWEEAEKAKYLARFKREEIKIHAWEDHQKAKIEAEMRKIEVEVERMRARAQDKLMSKLASTRHTADEQRAAAESKRDRSAARTAEQAEHIRRTGRMPPSLGCWNWCS; this is encoded by the exons atgGACTACGAGCGCATCGAGAAGCCGTCGTTCCCCACGCAG GGCGGGGGCTTCTCGCCGAAGCGGTTGCGCGCGATGCTGCTGGGCGTGGAGAGGCGCCGCAAGGACGCCGGcgccggggacgacggcggggagcaGGAGCAGGACGAGGAGGAGTACGGCGCGGTGCCCATGGCCTCCGTCAGATCCGACGACGACGCGCGCA GAGGAGGCAGCATGTGCGAAGAATACAAGGACGTGGACGTCGTGAGCACAATGTCGGGCTCTTCATCCTCACTGGACACCGGGAGTGGACACCGGTCGCGGGACTCCCACTCCATGGGCTCGAGGTTCAGGGTGCCTGAGGAGGACTCATGCGACTCCGAGAGCGTGGCGTCCAACTTCGAGTTCCATAAGGAGCGAGGGGCCTCCGCCCGGTCCGCGCCCACAGCGGTGGTCGCGCCGTTCTCCAAGCCCCCGCCGTCGAAGTGGGATGATGCCCAGAAATGGATCGCCAGCCCGACGACGAACCGTCCCGGTAGGGCTGGTGGAGCTTTCCCAAGGAAGATGGAGAAAACTGGCTTTGGTGGGGGGAGGCTGCCGGTGACGAAGGTTGtgctggaggccatggaggaaaTAGACACCAAGAGGATCGATCCGAGCCAAGAGAAGAGGGAGATTGGGTGGCAGAAAGCGGCGAACTGGGCCACGCCGGAGCCCTATCCAGAAGTGGAGCCTTGCGCAAAGTCTGCACCTGGTGCAGAAAGTACTATAATTGATTCAGCTG TTACTTTGAGCTGTGATTCATCTACCACGCTTCAGAGTGCCACTGCATGCATACCTCCCCCACCAACAGTCCGGTCAGTATCGATGAGGGATATGGGTACTGAAATGACCCCAATTGCAAGCCAAGAGCCATCCCGGACAGGAACACCTGTCAGAGCAACAAGCCCGGATTGCTCTCGGCCAACTACTCCACGAAGGACATTGGGTATCAATGCAGTTGGCGCTGCTATCAACCGCGGTGAATGTAGCAATGCAGATTTAAGTGAAGAGGAGTTGCAAATGAAGACTAGGAGAGAGATAATGCTTCTTGGCACCCAGCTTGGTAAAACCAGCATCGCGGCATGGGCAAGTAAGAAGGAAGAGGAAAAGGACGCATCACTTTCTCTCAAGACAGTGTCATCAGACCAATCTGCACAAAATGCAACCGAAGTGCGTGCAGCTGCCTGGGAGGAGGCAGAGAAGGCCAAATACTTAGCAAG GTTTAAGCGGGAAGAGATCAAGATCCATGCATGGGAAGATCATCAGAAAGCCAAAATTGAAGCAGAAATGAGAAAAATTGAG GTCGAGGTGGAGAGGATGCGAGCCCGTGCACAGGACAAGCTGATGAGCAAGCTCGCGTCCACGAGGCACACCGCGGACGAGCAGCGAGCTGCCGCAGAGTCCAAGAGGGACCGCAGCGCCGCGAGGACGGCGGAGCAGGCAGAGCACATCAGGAGAACCGGGAGGATGCCGCCCTCGCTCGGCTGCTGGAACTGGTGCTCGTAG